The following proteins are encoded in a genomic region of Nicotiana sylvestris chromosome 4, ASM39365v2, whole genome shotgun sequence:
- the LOC138889729 gene encoding uncharacterized protein, whose product MKGVMRFGKNSKLSPRYIGPFEILERISEVAYRLALPPSLVAIHPVFQVFMLRKYHGDPYHVLDFSSVQLDKDLSYVDELVATLDRHFRELRSKSIALVKA is encoded by the coding sequence atgaagggtgttatgaggttcgggaagaatagcaaattgagccctaggtatattggaccttttgagattcttgagaggatTAGTGAGGTGGCCTACAGGCTTGCACTACCACCTAGTCTAGTTGCAATTCATCCGGTATTCCAGGTttttatgctccgaaagtatcacggtgatccgtaccatgtgttagatttcagctcagtccaattggacaaggatttgtcttatGTTGATGAGTTGGTGGCCACTTTAGACAGGCATTTCAGAGAGTTGAGATCAAAGAGCATTGCTTTAGTGAAAGCTTAG